A genomic window from Paucibacter sp. KCTC 42545 includes:
- a CDS encoding PEP-CTERM sorting domain-containing protein, producing MASPLTSARGTAPQRFKLKPVALIALASALPLWVMPAQAGISTSGSIGSDPAGGLLGPGDTLAPGAAFWIGAGSNGSLSVDGGSFLQLARLSFGNGGNGNGSGLLSGPGSRIELLGNGTGAQTQRLLIGDWGKGTLTVAAGATLDTSTQREACLIQFHYCDSFVGGAAGDNATLNLTGAGSQVRIGSQLFIGHPGLGIQNLVGYSYGTPGATVTANVNVLAGAELKTDRAQIGTRQWDSSSTGYERSVSNVLISGAGSRWTVVGGDTWDNLTGAVVNPGAGISTGLDRYAVANIDIRDGGQMHIDGVAGVYNYLNLSGGGGRTDMGVRGAGSKLLFSGDAGVLQVGQSLGSASLEIREGAQASGMFYLSVGRNASFGQLVVDGAGSELRIDGTASATANGGASNGVFDIGRSGGTGIVTISGGGKISLQAVDSRPAGTAVNIGRDAASSGTLNISGAGSTLLISAASVLPGGGPGEAFNPVMRVGREGTGQLNISAGGKLLLNGQAVSTVADSRSTSLIVGGYNDATIGGKGVALVSGAGSEIAVTGGDAYIGVGHGPQANGQLTVQNQGMVSATNMLVGRAGGVGVLTVDSATLKLSGQQTGNNLAGASLSIGVGGGIGVATIGNGSVLNLSNMASAGASLNLGGSGVHPLGDGSLTLSGGSSIHITAAPGLATMSVGRDGSAFARVRGGSSIDLGDGSLYIGRLSGSDGTLIVSENSSITAGWVGVGRHKTAGGSADGGSATMVINNSVLNAPTVVIGSNGFLGGNGTINGTVTNYGIFSPGNSPGTFAINGAYSAGAGSRLILEVESDGAGGFKTDQLVFGEGSQLDLSALKVEFRFLGNTDPTAFQASGGFNVDTFFRTRAAGGDSNLDHSLFATASFSAQADAYTISNFSFSADGGAVFSVPEPGSWALMLSGLLMTVSAAAARRRS from the coding sequence ATGGCATCACCCCTTACATCAGCGCGCGGCACTGCTCCGCAGCGTTTCAAACTAAAGCCTGTCGCCTTGATTGCTCTGGCCTCAGCGCTGCCGCTGTGGGTCATGCCCGCGCAAGCAGGTATTTCGACGAGCGGCAGCATTGGCTCGGACCCCGCGGGCGGCCTACTTGGGCCGGGCGATACCTTGGCGCCCGGTGCTGCCTTCTGGATCGGTGCGGGCAGCAATGGTTCCTTGTCGGTAGATGGAGGCTCCTTTTTGCAGCTGGCGCGCCTGAGTTTTGGCAATGGCGGCAACGGCAATGGCAGCGGCCTGCTGAGTGGCCCAGGCAGCCGAATCGAATTGCTTGGCAATGGCACGGGCGCGCAGACCCAGCGCCTGCTGATTGGTGACTGGGGCAAGGGCACACTGACCGTGGCCGCCGGCGCCACGCTGGATACCAGCACCCAGCGAGAGGCCTGCCTGATTCAGTTCCACTACTGCGACTCCTTTGTCGGCGGTGCAGCGGGTGACAACGCTACGCTGAATTTGACCGGTGCTGGCAGCCAAGTGCGCATCGGCAGCCAGCTATTCATCGGCCATCCCGGTCTGGGGATCCAGAATCTGGTTGGCTACAGCTACGGCACGCCGGGCGCCACGGTGACGGCCAATGTCAATGTGCTCGCGGGTGCAGAACTGAAGACCGACCGCGCTCAGATCGGCACCCGTCAATGGGACAGCTCCAGCACCGGCTATGAGCGCAGCGTCAGCAATGTGTTGATCAGCGGCGCTGGATCGCGTTGGACCGTGGTGGGCGGCGATACCTGGGACAACCTCACCGGCGCGGTTGTCAACCCGGGTGCCGGCATCTCTACCGGGCTGGATCGCTATGCGGTGGCCAATATCGATATCCGCGATGGCGGTCAGATGCATATCGACGGCGTAGCAGGCGTCTACAACTACTTGAACCTGAGCGGTGGTGGTGGGCGCACTGATATGGGTGTGCGGGGCGCTGGTTCCAAATTGTTGTTCAGCGGCGATGCGGGCGTCTTGCAGGTCGGCCAATCTCTGGGCAGTGCCTCGCTGGAGATCCGCGAAGGCGCCCAAGCCAGCGGCATGTTTTATTTGTCGGTCGGCCGCAATGCCTCGTTTGGACAATTGGTGGTGGACGGGGCGGGCTCTGAGTTGCGTATTGACGGCACGGCCTCAGCGACCGCGAACGGCGGGGCCTCGAACGGTGTCTTTGACATCGGCCGCAGCGGCGGCACCGGCATCGTGACCATCAGTGGCGGTGGCAAGATCAGTCTGCAGGCAGTGGATTCGCGCCCTGCTGGCACGGCTGTCAATATCGGTCGTGATGCGGCTTCGTCCGGCACGCTGAACATCAGCGGCGCGGGCTCGACCTTGTTGATCAGTGCGGCGTCAGTACTGCCAGGTGGGGGGCCTGGCGAGGCCTTCAATCCGGTTATGCGGGTGGGGCGCGAGGGCACTGGTCAGCTCAATATCAGCGCCGGTGGCAAGCTGCTGTTGAATGGCCAGGCAGTCTCGACGGTGGCGGATAGCCGGTCGACATCCTTGATCGTTGGCGGCTACAACGATGCGACGATCGGAGGCAAGGGCGTCGCGCTGGTGTCTGGCGCAGGGTCGGAGATCGCAGTCACTGGCGGTGACGCTTATATCGGTGTGGGTCACGGGCCGCAGGCCAATGGCCAGCTGACGGTGCAGAACCAGGGCATGGTCAGTGCCACCAATATGCTGGTCGGCCGCGCCGGCGGGGTTGGCGTGTTGACAGTGGATAGCGCCACACTCAAGCTGAGTGGGCAGCAAACCGGTAACAACCTTGCGGGCGCCAGCCTGAGCATTGGCGTAGGCGGTGGCATCGGTGTCGCCACGATTGGCAATGGCAGCGTGCTGAACCTCAGTAATATGGCTTCCGCAGGCGCCAGCCTGAACTTGGGTGGTTCCGGCGTGCACCCGCTGGGCGATGGCAGCTTGACGCTATCCGGCGGTTCGTCCATCCACATCACGGCCGCGCCTGGCTTGGCGACCATGAGTGTGGGCCGAGACGGCTCCGCATTTGCCCGTGTGCGTGGCGGCAGCAGCATCGACCTAGGTGACGGCTCGCTTTACATCGGCCGCCTGTCGGGCTCGGACGGCACCTTAATCGTCAGCGAGAACTCCAGCATCACGGCCGGCTGGGTGGGCGTGGGTCGGCACAAGACCGCCGGGGGCAGTGCCGATGGCGGTAGTGCCACCATGGTCATCAACAACAGTGTGCTGAACGCGCCGACCGTGGTCATCGGCAGCAACGGCTTTCTCGGCGGCAATGGCACGATCAATGGCACCGTCACCAATTACGGCATCTTCAGCCCGGGTAATTCCCCCGGCACGTTTGCCATCAATGGCGCCTACTCGGCCGGCGCTGGCAGCCGCCTGATTCTGGAAGTGGAGAGCGACGGCGCCGGTGGCTTCAAGACCGACCAGCTGGTCTTCGGCGAGGGCTCGCAGCTGGACTTATCGGCGCTGAAGGTCGAGTTTCGCTTTCTTGGGAACACCGACCCGACAGCCTTCCAGGCCAGTGGCGGCTTCAATGTGGACACCTTTTTCCGCACGCGCGCTGCGGGTGGAGACAGCAATTTGGATCACAGCCTGTTTGCCACCGCCAGCTTCTCGGCGCAGGCCGACGCCTACACCATCAGCAACTTCAGCTTCAGTGCCGATGGTGGTGCCGTGTTCTCGGTACCGGAACCGGGCAGCTGGGCATTGATGCTATCGGGCTTGCTGATGACAGTGTCAGCAGCTGCAGCACGGCGGCGCTCCTGA
- a CDS encoding phytase has translation MTSLLNIACALSVLLGGATAQAATSLKLDKSGLQLLDESGRELDRLKLRAKRWDQRSEGNDAATGSATASKGGPENVAVLLDADRGRPVLVRSQGQVLRASDLPEPGFAVDGLCLHRDPQGLLHLFLLGEEGLSEQWLISADSARPLRRLATAPGVSTCRVDDARQVLQVQEPSVGLWEHGTEVEGKPQRRLLKSAAPAAALPASTATAKRYDWPVLQASAQTDPVARFGDAADDPAIWVHPQDRSRSRVLGTNKKQGLLVYDLQGRELQLLEVGRINNVDLRQRILTGGQSFDLAVATQRDENALVLFGIEPSGQVRELARLPTDLKDIYGLCVGRTPDGQLDAFPNDKDGRVQQYRVELNAQGQWQARLLRAFKLASQPEGCVVHEAEQRLFVGEEKRGIWAVDARADAPVKPFMVMPVGAELQADVEGLAVYQGRDGGPSYLLASSQGNHSYLVLDAKPPFALRGGFRIGINAKLQIDGTSETDGLEVSSADFGGVYGRGLIVVQDGHKRLPDGPQNFKYLPWSDVARALKLH, from the coding sequence ATGACATCGCTTTTGAACATCGCTTGCGCACTGAGCGTCTTGCTTGGCGGCGCCACCGCACAGGCCGCCACCTCGCTGAAGCTGGATAAATCCGGTCTGCAATTACTGGATGAGAGCGGCCGCGAATTGGACCGACTCAAGCTGCGCGCCAAGCGCTGGGATCAGCGCAGCGAGGGCAATGACGCCGCCACGGGCTCTGCCACTGCAAGCAAGGGCGGGCCGGAAAACGTGGCCGTCTTGCTGGACGCTGACCGCGGCCGGCCTGTGCTGGTGCGCTCACAGGGTCAGGTCTTGCGGGCCAGCGATCTGCCCGAGCCCGGCTTCGCGGTCGATGGCCTGTGCCTGCATCGCGACCCGCAGGGGCTGCTGCACCTCTTCTTGCTTGGCGAAGAGGGCTTGAGTGAGCAATGGCTGATCAGCGCCGACAGCGCCCGCCCCTTGCGCCGCCTGGCCACCGCGCCCGGCGTGTCGACTTGCCGGGTGGATGATGCCCGCCAAGTGCTGCAGGTGCAGGAGCCCAGCGTGGGCCTGTGGGAGCATGGCACCGAGGTGGAAGGCAAGCCGCAGCGCCGCCTGCTGAAGAGCGCGGCGCCTGCCGCCGCCCTGCCCGCCAGCACGGCAACGGCCAAGCGCTACGACTGGCCAGTGCTGCAAGCCAGCGCGCAAACCGACCCAGTGGCGCGCTTCGGTGATGCGGCCGACGATCCCGCCATCTGGGTGCACCCGCAAGACCGCAGCCGCAGCCGGGTGCTGGGCACCAATAAGAAGCAAGGCTTGTTGGTCTATGACCTGCAAGGGCGAGAGTTGCAGTTGCTGGAAGTCGGCCGCATCAACAATGTTGACCTGCGCCAGCGCATCCTGACCGGCGGCCAGAGCTTCGATCTGGCCGTGGCCACCCAGCGTGACGAAAACGCCTTGGTCTTGTTCGGCATCGAACCCAGCGGCCAAGTGCGTGAGTTGGCCCGCCTGCCTACCGACTTGAAGGACATCTACGGCCTTTGCGTCGGGCGTACGCCGGATGGCCAGTTGGACGCCTTCCCGAACGACAAAGACGGCCGGGTGCAGCAGTACCGCGTGGAACTCAATGCGCAAGGCCAATGGCAGGCCCGCCTTTTGCGCGCCTTCAAACTGGCCAGCCAGCCCGAGGGCTGCGTGGTGCACGAGGCGGAGCAGCGCCTATTTGTCGGCGAAGAAAAGCGCGGCATCTGGGCCGTGGACGCACGCGCAGATGCGCCGGTCAAGCCATTCATGGTGATGCCGGTGGGGGCGGAGTTGCAGGCCGATGTGGAAGGCCTGGCGGTCTACCAGGGCCGGGACGGTGGGCCCAGCTATTTGCTGGCGTCCTCGCAAGGCAATCACAGTTATCTGGTGCTGGATGCCAAACCCCCGTTTGCCTTGCGCGGCGGCTTTCGCATTGGCATCAATGCCAAGCTGCAAATCGATGGCACTTCGGAGACCGACGGCCTTGAAGTCAGCTCGGCGGACTTTGGCGGCGTTTATGGCCGCGGCCTGATCGTGGTGCAAGACGGCCACAAGCGCTTGCCCGATGGCCCGCAGAACTTCAAGTACCTGCCCTGGTCAGACGTCGCGCGAGCGCTGAAGCTGCATTGA
- a CDS encoding TonB-dependent receptor — MNSPRPAAKSRLQRPANLAALPRLSALSLCLLTALAAQAQSAAAPAKEASKASTSAKTLDTVVVTGQAASLRSALDKQQAAQGVLSVVHADGIGQLPDNNAAEALARIPGVSVERDQGEGRFVRIRGLGPDLNAVSINGTLVPSAEADRRAVGLDVVPAGLIRSLVVTKTALPEQDANSLGGSVEVNTLSAFDQAGRFLTLSAGANHSSLTGKARPTAALIYSDRFFANTLGVAVALSTDERSFGSNNVESGGAWDLSGAQPALNKLERRSYTITRERRGAALNLDLHPDATQSYYLRSFSSRFTDTETRQAQTLEFTPALTVGATGTAKAARSLKAREEISQIDSLSLGGERRFGDWKLQAAVGAGRASENKPDTLSGATYKNASTLSGISFADSQQPIISGPAALASASGFALDKIKLEKSLATDRERNLKLDLSHEQEFNGLELELKGGIKLARRQKDNERDVWSYGSKVLAKAPYSFSKDQLALAAVVADGMPRYPWGDLGPNMSEAAVRGLVASLKPADFREASDSAVSDYRIKEDSDAAYLQARIEWKSTQLITGLRHESLAMDASGTGNKKGTLSPQQTSTSSHHWLPALLLRHDLQKDTQLRGAYTQSVVRPTFGQLTPGFIIDDKTAEFGNPELKPLRSQNLDFGIERRLDRDGAVSAYAFHKNIKDFVYRSNLAGQGAWVGFDSALTYANGDAAKVSGLELSYGQALRSLPAPLNGLIVGANATLVTSEATIGGYKAGVWQQRKLALPSQSDRSVNLSLGWEGYGFSSRVAANYKSAYLLEVGDVLNAAKDMWVDAQTQVDLSLRYDISPKLQISFEALNLRDTPYYVYAGQRALNTQYEQYGRSYKLGLKLAVF, encoded by the coding sequence ATGAACTCACCCCGCCCCGCCGCCAAATCCCGCCTCCAGCGCCCAGCGAACTTGGCCGCCCTGCCACGCCTGAGTGCCCTCAGCCTGTGCCTGCTGACCGCCTTGGCAGCGCAAGCCCAAAGCGCGGCGGCACCCGCCAAGGAAGCGAGCAAAGCCAGCACCAGCGCCAAAACGCTGGACACGGTCGTCGTCACCGGCCAGGCCGCCAGCCTGCGCAGTGCACTGGACAAGCAGCAAGCTGCGCAAGGCGTGCTCAGCGTGGTCCATGCCGACGGCATCGGTCAGCTGCCTGACAACAACGCGGCCGAAGCCTTGGCCCGCATTCCCGGCGTGTCGGTGGAACGTGACCAGGGCGAAGGCCGCTTCGTCCGCATCCGTGGCCTGGGGCCGGACCTGAACGCCGTCAGCATCAACGGCACGCTGGTGCCCTCGGCCGAGGCTGACCGCCGCGCCGTCGGCCTGGATGTCGTACCCGCTGGCTTGATCCGTTCGCTGGTGGTGACCAAGACGGCCTTGCCCGAGCAAGATGCCAACTCCCTGGGCGGATCAGTCGAGGTGAACACCTTGTCGGCCTTTGACCAAGCGGGCCGCTTCCTGACCCTGTCGGCCGGCGCCAACCACTCCAGCCTGACCGGCAAGGCCCGCCCCACGGCCGCGTTGATTTACAGCGACCGTTTCTTCGCCAACACCTTGGGCGTGGCAGTGGCCCTGAGCACGGACGAGCGCAGCTTTGGCTCCAACAATGTGGAAAGCGGCGGCGCCTGGGACCTCAGCGGCGCCCAGCCGGCCCTGAACAAGCTGGAGCGGCGCAGCTACACCATCACCCGCGAGCGTCGCGGTGCTGCGCTCAACCTCGATCTGCATCCCGATGCGACTCAAAGTTACTACCTGCGCAGCTTCAGCAGCCGCTTCACCGACACCGAGACGCGCCAGGCCCAGACCCTAGAGTTCACGCCCGCGCTGACCGTGGGCGCCACTGGCACGGCCAAGGCCGCCCGCAGCCTGAAGGCGCGTGAAGAGATCTCGCAGATTGACTCGCTGAGCCTGGGCGGCGAGCGCCGCTTTGGCGACTGGAAGCTGCAAGCGGCAGTCGGCGCCGGCCGCGCCAGTGAGAACAAGCCCGACACCTTGTCCGGGGCCACCTACAAGAACGCCAGCACCCTGAGCGGTATTTCGTTTGCCGACAGCCAGCAGCCCATCATCAGCGGCCCGGCCGCCCTGGCCAGCGCCAGCGGCTTTGCGCTCGACAAGATCAAGCTGGAAAAGAGCCTGGCCACCGACCGCGAGCGCAATCTGAAGCTGGATCTCTCGCATGAGCAGGAGTTCAATGGCCTGGAGTTGGAACTCAAGGGCGGCATCAAGCTGGCGCGCCGGCAAAAAGACAATGAACGCGATGTCTGGAGCTATGGCAGCAAGGTGCTGGCCAAAGCGCCTTACAGCTTCAGCAAGGATCAACTGGCGCTGGCTGCCGTGGTGGCCGATGGCATGCCGCGTTATCCCTGGGGTGACTTGGGGCCGAATATGAGCGAAGCCGCCGTTCGCGGCCTGGTCGCATCCTTGAAGCCGGCCGACTTCCGTGAGGCCAGCGACTCCGCCGTCAGTGACTATCGCATCAAGGAAGACAGCGACGCTGCCTATCTGCAAGCCCGCATCGAGTGGAAGTCCACCCAGCTCATCACCGGCCTGCGCCACGAATCCTTGGCCATGGACGCGTCGGGCACCGGCAACAAGAAAGGCACGCTGAGCCCGCAGCAAACCAGCACCAGCAGCCATCACTGGCTGCCGGCCCTCTTGCTGCGCCATGATCTGCAAAAAGACACGCAGCTGCGCGGCGCCTACACCCAATCGGTGGTGCGGCCAACTTTCGGCCAGCTCACCCCCGGCTTCATCATCGACGACAAGACGGCCGAGTTCGGCAACCCCGAACTCAAGCCACTGCGCTCGCAAAACCTGGACTTCGGCATCGAACGCCGCCTGGACCGCGACGGCGCGGTGTCGGCCTACGCTTTCCACAAGAACATCAAGGACTTCGTCTACCGCAGCAATCTGGCGGGCCAAGGCGCCTGGGTCGGCTTCGACTCGGCGCTGACCTATGCCAATGGCGACGCGGCCAAGGTCAGCGGCCTGGAGTTGTCATACGGCCAGGCCTTGCGCAGCCTGCCCGCGCCGCTCAACGGCTTGATCGTCGGCGCCAATGCGACGCTGGTGACCTCCGAGGCCACGATTGGCGGCTACAAGGCCGGCGTGTGGCAGCAACGCAAACTGGCCCTGCCCAGCCAGTCTGACCGCAGCGTCAACCTCAGCCTGGGCTGGGAGGGCTATGGCTTCAGCAGCCGTGTGGCGGCCAATTACAAGTCGGCCTATCTGCTGGAAGTGGGCGATGTGCTGAACGCGGCCAAAGACATGTGGGTGGACGCACAAACGCAAGTCGATCTGTCGCTGCGCTATGACATTAGCCCCAAGCTGCAAATCAGCTTCGAAGCGCTGAACCTGCGCGACACGCCCTACTACGTCTACGCCGGTCAGCGTGCCCTGAACACGCAGTACGAGCAATATGGCCGCAGCTACAAGCTGGGCCTGAAGCTGGCGGTGTTCTGA
- a CDS encoding GGDEF domain-containing protein — protein sequence MVSARAFLKLLQPGPLAPVLGLSHIAHLLALPMAALLWAFANLGEFKPLAQWRWVDIVGEGGMGVMAGVWLFQLRLSRPGGRVTDLLCLGLAAILLGQWVDLLDEFWRLPKAIVWDNWLESTLVPLGALLLTLGLHHWRQEQRALTEQLLKRERLFREHRSMDGITQLGDANYLQAQIALEQGMRRPGALLMLSLKGFDSVARELGLAEADRLLQAVSHLLLLNLHPDDLLCRYAADRFCVLMPGSDGQAARLQAEHLRQALSSLAHHSRSGQRLQLSGQSAWAEMSLSRPPEQQLLALAHELRQAP from the coding sequence ATGGTTTCAGCGCGCGCCTTTCTCAAACTCTTGCAGCCCGGCCCCCTGGCCCCCGTGCTGGGGCTGAGCCATATCGCTCATCTACTGGCTTTGCCGATGGCTGCGCTGCTCTGGGCTTTTGCCAATTTGGGTGAGTTCAAACCGCTGGCGCAATGGCGCTGGGTGGACATCGTGGGCGAAGGCGGCATGGGGGTGATGGCGGGGGTATGGCTCTTCCAACTGCGCCTGAGTCGCCCGGGTGGGCGCGTGACCGATCTGCTCTGCCTTGGCCTGGCTGCCATCTTGCTCGGTCAGTGGGTGGACTTGTTGGACGAGTTCTGGCGCCTGCCCAAGGCCATTGTTTGGGACAACTGGCTCGAATCGACGCTGGTGCCCTTGGGCGCCTTGCTCCTAACCCTGGGCCTGCATCACTGGCGCCAGGAACAGCGGGCGCTGACCGAGCAATTGCTCAAGCGCGAACGCTTGTTCCGCGAGCATCGCAGCATGGATGGCATCACCCAGCTGGGTGATGCGAACTATTTGCAAGCGCAGATCGCGCTTGAGCAAGGCATGCGCCGGCCCGGTGCCTTGCTGATGTTGAGCCTGAAGGGCTTTGACTCAGTGGCGCGTGAACTGGGCCTGGCTGAGGCCGACCGCTTGCTGCAAGCCGTCAGCCATTTGCTGCTCTTGAATTTGCACCCAGACGATTTGCTGTGCCGTTATGCGGCCGACCGCTTCTGCGTATTGATGCCGGGCTCTGACGGCCAAGCCGCGCGCTTGCAGGCCGAGCATCTGCGCCAGGCCCTCAGCAGCCTGGCTCACCACAGCCGCAGTGGCCAGCGCCTGCAACTCAGCGGCCAGAGTGCCTGGGCCGAGATGAGCCTGAGCCGCCCGCCCGAGCAGCAATTGCTGGCATTGGCGCATGAGTTGCGGCAGGCGCCATGA
- a CDS encoding AraC family transcriptional regulator, translating to MSSPVVTQPPVADSAQDLALAAALSGLLPPPAPVASKPYQLSSPCLAWEHWPVLLLEFARSRGLRPAELQEAAGLGAAGTAPALLSPQQLLRLMAVVQQELASADTAFVLGQLSLPGHYGLPSHALSQAENLGQALELLITHAGRLSPLLTPRLLRHGDEIILLWTEACGLPAAQRGFVVDLQMSAVTAMCQWLGGVRLPWCYSFNRTQPRDLSQHAVFLGPELQFDCQVDAMRLPAAWLGKTWPRGVQGGMAAQALAQGAEPAARARGLLAALYDHLLPRYREAPSLDEAAAFFGVSSATFKRHLAQHGTHYQAQVDQVRTHVALYLLLLQGRSNEGVALQLGFHDRSNFRRSFKRWTGLVPSLLA from the coding sequence ATGAGCAGCCCGGTGGTGACGCAGCCGCCGGTGGCCGACTCCGCGCAAGACCTGGCGCTGGCGGCGGCCCTGAGTGGCTTGCTGCCGCCGCCAGCGCCGGTGGCGTCAAAACCCTATCAACTCAGCAGCCCTTGCCTGGCCTGGGAGCATTGGCCGGTCTTGCTGCTGGAGTTTGCGCGCAGCCGCGGCCTCAGGCCGGCTGAGCTGCAAGAGGCGGCGGGCCTGGGCGCCGCTGGCACGGCGCCGGCCTTGCTCAGCCCCCAGCAGCTCTTGCGCTTGATGGCGGTGGTGCAGCAAGAGTTGGCCTCGGCCGACACGGCCTTTGTGTTGGGCCAGCTGAGCCTGCCCGGCCACTACGGCCTGCCCAGCCATGCGCTGAGTCAGGCCGAGAATTTGGGCCAGGCCCTGGAGTTGCTGATCACGCACGCCGGGCGCTTGTCGCCGCTGCTCACGCCGCGCCTGCTGCGCCATGGCGACGAGATCATTCTGCTGTGGACCGAGGCTTGCGGCTTGCCCGCGGCGCAGCGCGGCTTTGTGGTCGATTTGCAGATGAGTGCGGTCACCGCCATGTGCCAATGGTTGGGGGGTGTGCGCCTGCCTTGGTGCTACAGCTTCAACCGCACCCAGCCGCGTGATTTGTCGCAGCATGCGGTGTTTCTGGGGCCTGAGCTGCAGTTCGATTGCCAGGTGGATGCGATGCGCTTGCCCGCGGCCTGGCTGGGCAAGACCTGGCCCCGTGGGGTGCAAGGCGGCATGGCTGCCCAGGCGCTGGCGCAAGGGGCCGAGCCCGCGGCGCGCGCGCGCGGCCTGCTGGCCGCCCTCTACGATCATCTGCTGCCGCGCTATCGCGAAGCGCCCTCACTGGACGAGGCTGCCGCGTTCTTTGGCGTCAGCAGCGCCACCTTCAAGCGCCACCTGGCCCAGCATGGCACCCATTACCAGGCCCAGGTCGACCAGGTGCGCACCCATGTCGCGCTTTACCTGCTCCTGCTGCAAGGGCGCAGCAATGAGGGGGTGGCTCTGCAACTGGGCTTTCACGACCGCAGTAACTTCCGCCGCTCATTCAAGCGCTGGACCGGGCTGGTGCCCAGTTTGCTGGCCTGA
- a CDS encoding PEP-CTERM sorting domain-containing protein, with the protein MRVSNSQSVAANLSGIASAVLISLAPSPASAAVIGFLGNFDVINDTGKTAHGFEIELEGLHASDITDTFGGPGRGFPTGRGFGPGSVERYGSPTIVEYTNGAVFGTKVIYQGLFNGSAWDYGTPSGSFMTPGDNCWSGGGLGYNATTPCDHFGVGTTKNASKTTYSWLTETAPNSGILNNGVVNLPAPVWNVLPAPPPPAGQPPAPPVVAAVVQAPAPIQAPEKPEPQWGDALWVKVFTTELEDTPKLEDLVGGNAAINNMHTETEWQLLQKDPGNPLSGVLESGYGVPVGPKAASILRRYEFYDFGGVYDPEDHHAILEGNDSNPLGADVGHYLGAQNGAVNLNGNLAAVPEPKTLALILAGLAAMGFLIRRKQGV; encoded by the coding sequence ATGCGAGTCTCGAATTCTCAATCGGTCGCAGCAAACCTGAGTGGTATTGCGAGCGCGGTCTTGATATCGCTGGCGCCAAGCCCGGCGTCAGCCGCCGTGATCGGCTTTCTCGGCAACTTCGATGTCATCAATGACACCGGCAAGACCGCCCACGGTTTCGAGATCGAACTCGAAGGCCTGCATGCCAGCGATATCACCGACACCTTTGGTGGCCCTGGGCGAGGCTTCCCCACCGGCCGGGGCTTCGGGCCCGGCAGCGTTGAGCGCTATGGCTCGCCAACGATCGTCGAATACACAAACGGCGCGGTCTTCGGCACCAAGGTCATCTACCAAGGGCTTTTCAACGGCAGCGCCTGGGACTACGGCACACCCAGCGGCAGCTTCATGACGCCGGGTGACAACTGTTGGTCAGGTGGCGGGCTGGGCTACAACGCGACGACACCCTGCGACCACTTCGGCGTCGGCACGACCAAGAACGCCAGCAAAACAACCTATAGCTGGTTGACGGAAACCGCCCCCAACTCCGGCATCCTGAACAACGGCGTGGTGAACTTGCCGGCCCCGGTTTGGAACGTGCTCCCCGCCCCACCTCCCCCTGCTGGCCAGCCACCTGCCCCGCCGGTGGTTGCCGCCGTGGTGCAAGCGCCGGCCCCGATTCAAGCGCCGGAAAAGCCCGAGCCTCAATGGGGCGATGCGCTCTGGGTCAAGGTCTTCACAACCGAGTTGGAAGACACACCAAAGCTTGAGGACTTGGTCGGCGGCAATGCCGCCATCAACAATATGCACACCGAGACTGAATGGCAATTGCTGCAAAAGGACCCGGGCAACCCACTCTCCGGCGTATTGGAGAGCGGTTACGGCGTACCCGTCGGCCCCAAGGCCGCTTCTATTCTGAGGCGCTATGAGTTCTATGACTTTGGCGGCGTCTACGACCCGGAAGATCACCACGCCATTCTTGAAGGCAATGACTCCAACCCCCTTGGCGCCGATGTGGGCCACTACCTCGGTGCGCAGAACGGCGCAGTCAATCTGAACGGCAATCTCGCGGCTGTCCCAGAGCCCAAGACCTTGGCCCTGATCCTGGCCGGACTGGCTGCTATGGGATTCTTGATTCGCCGCAAGCAAGGCGTTTGA
- a CDS encoding glutathione S-transferase — protein sequence MPQLKLTYFDTHGGRGEPARLAMRIGNIPFEDDRFPFAEFAEVRKSTPFGQVPTLHVDGQQVTQSDAITRYVGKLAGLYPTDAYQALLCDEVIDALEDVNVKLGQTFGLQADALKLAREALVQGPLTLYLCWLQTQLRARGGQYFADQRLTIADLKVFVLVRWLNSGRLDHVPTDLVARVAPDLLAHLERVAATPAIQQYYASVQA from the coding sequence ATGCCGCAACTCAAACTGACCTACTTCGACACCCACGGTGGCCGTGGCGAGCCCGCACGCCTGGCCATGCGGATTGGCAATATCCCTTTCGAGGACGACCGCTTCCCATTTGCTGAGTTCGCCGAAGTTCGCAAGTCCACGCCCTTCGGCCAGGTGCCGACCTTGCACGTCGATGGCCAGCAAGTCACGCAGAGCGATGCCATCACCCGCTATGTCGGCAAGCTGGCCGGCCTCTACCCGACGGATGCCTATCAGGCCTTGTTGTGCGATGAGGTCATCGATGCGCTGGAGGATGTCAACGTCAAGCTGGGTCAGACCTTTGGCCTGCAGGCGGATGCCTTGAAGCTGGCGCGCGAGGCCCTGGTTCAAGGTCCGCTGACGCTCTACCTGTGCTGGCTGCAGACCCAGCTGCGCGCGCGCGGCGGCCAATACTTTGCCGACCAGCGCCTGACCATTGCCGACCTGAAGGTGTTTGTGCTCGTGCGCTGGCTCAACTCCGGCCGCCTGGACCATGTGCCCACCGATTTAGTGGCGCGGGTCGCGCCCGATTTGCTGGCCCATCTGGAGCGCGTCGCCGCGACCCCGGCCATCCAGCAGTACTACGCCAGCGTTCAAGCCTAA